In Pseudomonadota bacterium, the genomic stretch GTCAGTACCCACTGGCCCGCTTCGTCGTCCCAGCGCTGCTCGCGGATCTGGGTCTGGAAGTAGGTGCGGGAATAAAGATCGTAGTGTTTGCCGATGCGTTGCGCGTGCTCGAGGATCTCGGGCTGGAAAGCGTACTTCTGCGACGGCATGTAGCCGGTTTCTTCCAGCAGCGGCAGGTAGATGTAGGACTCGACGTCGCACTGCGCGCCCGGGTAGCGGTTCCAGTACCAGGTGCCACCGTAATCGCCGGCGCGCTCGATGATGCGGAAGTCGTTGATGCCTTCGTCAATCATGCGCGCGGCCATGCACATGCCGCCAAAGCCGCCGCCCAGGATCACGACCTCGACGGTCTCGGTGACCGGCTCACGCACGATGGTCTCGGTGATGTGCGGGTCTTCCTTGTAGTGCTCGAAATCGCCGTCGATATCCACGTACTGATGGGCGCCGTCCTTGCGGATGCGGCGATCGCGCTCGGCGTAGTACTTCTTGCGCAGCTCCGCGGGGTCGAAGCCAAGCACGTCGGGGCTCGGAATGCTGAGCTTGCCGTCTTTGACGAGCGATACGGGTTTGTTCATGTGAATCCTCTCCTCGGCCGGGTATCTCGGGCACGTTGGGCTCTATCGTGGGCCGCAATCATATGAATCGAATCCGCCCGGGGCGATACCGAGACCTGCCAATTTCTGTTCCTTTGATGACAAACGCCTGGCCCGCCCCATGCCGCTGGCGCGACCGCCCAGGCATGCAGGCATGACGCTGCGCCTATCAGGGTGACGCCCGCCTACCCATTCGGCGGGGGCCCGTCCGCAACTGGACTCACCTGCCCGCCCATGGCACTTTCCGCCCCCAACAACGCCTAGGCGTCCTCACCGGCGCCGAACATCCCGATTCGGAGACCCTGCATGAGTTCGAACCCGAAATCCGTCCCCGCTAAAGCGCGCGCCGATGCGCCGCGCGATTACGAGGTCATCGTCATTGGTGCCGGCGTGGCCGGCATCTACCAGATCAAACGCCTCGCCGACCTCGGCGTGAAAGCCACGCTGCTGGAGGCGTACAGCGATCTCGGCGGCACCTGGTTCAACAACCGCTACCCCGGCGCGCGCTTCGACTCCGAGAGCTTCACCTACGGCTACTCGTTCTCCAAGGAACTGCTGGACGAGTGGGACTGGAGCGAATGGTATTCGCCGCAGCCCGAGACGCTGCGCTATCTCAACTACGTCGCCGACAAGTTCGATTTGCGGAAATTCATGCAATTCAACTGCCGCGTGGCGAGCATGCACTTCAACGACGACGCCGACACCTGGACCTTGACCCTCACCGACGGCCGCAAGCTCACCACGCGCTTCGTGGTCACCGCGCTCGGCGTGCTGTCCATCCCCACGCGCCCGAATTTCCCCGGCATGGAGACCTTCAAGGGGCTGTCTTTCCATCCCTTCGACTGGCCGCACGATCAGCCCGATCTGAGCGGCAAGCGCGTGGCCATCATCGGCACCGGCGCCACCGCCATCCAGATCATTCCCGAAGTGGCCAAGGTGGCGAGCAAGCTGACGGTCTTCCAGCGCCGTCCGAACTGGGCGGCGCCGCTCAACAACGCCAAGATAGACAAGGCCGAGATGGCGAAGATCCGCGCGCGCTACGACGAGATCTTCGCGGCCTGTGCGCGCACCCCGGGCGGCTTCGAACACGAACCCGACAGGCGCGGCTTCTACGAAGTGACGCCCGCAGAGCGTCGCGAACTGTGGGACAAACTCTACGACGGCCCGGGCTTCGGCATCTGGCTGCAGAACTTCGTCGAGATCTTCACCGACGAAAAGGCCAACGCGGAATTCTCCGCCTACATCGCCGAGCGCATTCGTCAGCGCGTGAAAGACCCGGTGCTGGCCGAGAAGCTCATTCCCAAGGATCACGGCTTCGGCATCCAGCGTGTGCCGCTCGAAACCGGCTACTTCGAAACCTACAACCGTGACAACGTCGAGCTGGTCGATTCAGCGCAAACGCCGATCAAGACCATCACGCCCGCCGGCCTCGACACCAGCGACCGCAGTTTCGAATTCGACGTCATCATCTATTCCACCGGCTTCGATGCCTTCACCGGCGCGTTCGATCAAATAGACATCCGCGGCGCCGGCGGCGTGAAGCTGCGCGACAAGTGGGCGGCGGGGCCCAGCACCTTCATGGGCCTCATGGTCAGCGGCATGCCGAACCTCGTGATGCTGGCCGGCCCGCAGCACGCGTCCACCAATTTCCCGCGTGGCGCCGAACTCGCGGTCGACTGGGTCACGCCTTTCCTCGAATACCTGTGGAAGCACGGCTACACGCGCTTCGACGCGCGCGAGGAAGCGGAAGCGGCGTGGGTGCAGCACGTCAAGGACATGTACCAGGGCTTGCTGATGGGCAAGGCCAAGAGCTGGATCACCGGCTACAACGCCAACCTGCCCGGTCATGAATACGGCAAGACCCGCTACAACATCTATGCCGGCGGCGGACCGAAGTACGCGCGCACCATTGCGCGCTGCGCGGAGCAGGGTTACGAGGGCGTGGATTTGTCCTAAACACCGCAGGAACTCACCTGTAGGTGCGAATGAATTCGCACATTCGTACAGACCGCGGACATATCGCCGCGAGATTGAATGTGCGAATGAATTCGCACCTACAGGGATAGCGCGAACCGTTAAGTGGCCCCGGACATCATCACCTTCGCATCGCGCAGCGCATCGAGCCTGGCGCGCCCATAGCCGAGCAAGCCGCCCAGCACCGCTTCGTTGTGCTCACCGAGCAAGGGCGCGACGCGCGCCGGGTATTGCGCCTGCTCCGAGAAGCGCAGCGGAAAGCCCGGCAGCATGAGCCTGCCAAGCACGCGGTCTTCGCATTCGCGCAAGGTGCCGCGGCCCAGGAAATAGGGATGACTCGCGGCGTCGGCGGGATTGATCACCGGCCCGCTCGGCACGCGGAATTTTTCCAGGTGATCGAGCAAGGCGACGTCATCGGCAAAGCTCGCCATCCACGCTTCGATCAACTTCACCAGTTCCTCCTGGTGCTGGGCGCGTTCCGGCGGCTGCGCGTAACGCGGATCGGTTTCGAGTTCCGGCCGCCCCATGGCCTGGCACAGGTTCTTCCACTGCGGTTGCAGCACCAGCAGCGCGAGATAGCCCTGCGGCCCTTTGTATACCCCGCAAGGACACACCAAGGGATGATGGTTGCCCATCGGGCCGGGCCGAAACGCGCCGTCGGTGACCTGCGGCGCCTGCACGCCCATCTCGTGCATGTGGAACAGGCAGTCGATCATCGAGATATCCATCCACTGGCCACGCCCGGTACGTTCGCGGTGATAGAGCGCGTAGCCGATGGACGCAAAGGCGTGCACACCGGAGCCGACATCGGCCATGCCGAGACCGGCCGGATGCGGCGAACCGCCGCGCGGACCGGTGACCGCCATGATGCCGGCGAAGGCCTGGGCGATGAGATCGAAACCGGTGCGATGGGACAAGGGACTGTTGCGGCCAAAGGCTGAAATCGACGCCATCAGCACGCGTGGATTAATGGCTTTCAGCGAGGCGTAATCCCAGCCGCGTTTTTCCATCACGCCCGGGCCGAAGTTCTCCACCACCACGTCGACCTGCTTGACGAGATCACGCACGATGGTATCGGTCTCGGCGCTGTCCATGTCCAGGCACACGCTCTGCTTGCCGAGATTCTGCTGCACGAAATAGCCGCTGCGGCCGTTCTTGATGGCGGGCAGGCCGCGCGACGGGTCGCCCGACGGCGCGCGTTCTATCTTGATGATCTCGGCGCCCATCTCCGCCATCAGGCGCGTGACGGTCGGGCCGGCCAGGTATTGGGTGAAGTCGAGTACACGTAAGCCTTCGAGAATCATGGAGCGCTCCCCTGGTGTGATGGCGCGCTGCTCCATCGCCGTGGCTCGAGCGCGCCCATGAGTCGTGTAAAGAACGCGATGCCCCGCGCTCACGGCGGCCATCATGGAGCACCGGCGGCGGCGCTGCCAGCCCTGCGCGAACGGCGGCGATCACGGGCCGTGCGGAACCGGACATGACCCCTTCGGGGGTTGGTAGGCACATGGCGCATCGGCAATAGTGTCGTGCCAACCGTCACTTCATCCCGGCAGGAAGATTGTTCATGCGCGCCGCCATCTATCACCGCCCCGGCGAAATGCTCACCATCGAACAAGTCGCGGCGCCGCAAGCCACGCAGCGCGACCTCGTGATCAAGGTGCGCTGCTGCGGCATCTGCGGATCGGATCTGCACATGGCCGACATGCATGGCCCGGAAAGCGGCATGGCGCCGCTGCCGGTGGGCACGGTGATGGGCCACGAATTCGCCGGCGAGATAGTCGAAGTGGGCAAGGACGCCGGCGACTTCCGCGTCGGCGAGCGCGTCACCGCCATGCCGTTCCTGGCCTGCGGCGTGTGCGTGGCCTGTCAGAGCGGCATGGGCTATCGCTGCGCACGCGCGGTCTATTCGGCGCTCGGCCAGGAACGCGGCGCGTTCGCCGAGTACATGCGCATCGGCGCAGCCGAGACTTTCCGCCTGCCGGCCGGCGTCGATGACATCCGCGGCGCGATGGTCGAACCGCTGGCGGTGGCGCTGCATGGCATCAATGCCGCGCGGCTCGCGAGCGGCGAGTCGGTGCTGATCATGGGCGCGGGTCCGGTCGGCCTGGCCTGTGCGATGTGGGCGCGCTACTTCGGCATGCGCGACGTGGTGGTGTCGGACTACGTGCCCGAACGGCTCGTCATGGCCGAACGCATGGGCGCCACCGCCACCGTCGATGCCGGCAAGCAGGACGTGGTCGGCACCTTCAAGCGCGAAGCCGGCAAGCGACCCGACGTCGTCATCGAATGCGTGGGTCTGCCCGGCACCCAGCAACTGGCCATGGACTACGCGCCCATGGGCGGGCGCATCGTCATCCTCGGCGTGTGCATGGCGCAGGACAGGTTCACGCCGGTCAAGGCGCTGACCAAGGAACTCACCATCAGCTACGCCTACATGTACCGCCGCCAGGAATTCCAGCTCGCCATCGATCTCATGGACCGCGAGCGCATCGACCCCAGCCCGATGCTGACACGCACCGTCGGCTTCGATGAATTCCCGGCGACCTTCGAAGCCATGAAGCGCGACAAGAGCGCGTGCAAGGTGTTGCTGGTGCCGTGACGATGGCCACCGGCGAGGCCGCGAATGAGCCGCCGCTCGACCGCTCACGGGATCATGTGCTGGAACAACGCGCGCTCGAGCGGGCGCTGGCGCTTGCCGACGACGAGGCGCTGCAGGCGCGATTGCGAGCGCTCAGCGCGCGACGCGATACCTTGATGACGAGGCGTGAGGCCTTCAACCGTGAAGCGACGTGCCGTCGCCACGCGCGCGGCGAGATATATTCCGCCGCGCGCGTCGCCGCCCTCAATGCCCTCGGCCCCAGCCTCGAAGAACTGGAAAAGAATGCGCAGTCGCTCTACGGCCGGCATGACAGCGCGGTCGATGTGCTGAAAACCCACGCCCGCGTGCACTTCGTCAACGTGCTGGCCATGGCGCGCTTGAACCTTGCCAACTTTCCCGACGACATTCGCGCCGCCGCGCGCGCGATGCAGGGCGAGGAAGAGGCTTTTGCCAGCGCCTGGCTGGCGGCCATCGATGATGCCGGCTTCGGCGAGGAGATCCGCCGGGCGCAACGCGAGGCGCTGCGCCAGCTGCGGAGCTCGACGCGTCCGATGTTCCTTGCCGCGCGGCCGACCAGCGTCGAGATGGCGGATCAGGATGCCATCGTCCTCGGCAAGGCCTGGAACAGGCTCGACGAGCTGGCGGAATCGCTGGGCGCCGAACCGCTGTCGAATTTCATCGCCGTGCCCGGCGAAGACGACGCGGCTGGCCTCACCCCCGCGCGCATCGCCGCGAGCGTTGAAGCGCTGTGCACGGCCTTGCGCGGACCTGCGAACAAACTGCCCGGCAAGAAGGCCACGCTCGCCTGTCTCGAGCGGTTGCTCGTGACACTTGCCGCGATGGAGGGCGACACAGCGAGGGCGTGGTTCGAGGTCGATATCTAGCACGACGATCCCCGCCGACACCCGCTTCGTGTTCTCGGGTCTGCCCGAGACCACACTCGAAACGGCCGACGGCAGGGCCGGCAACTTGGTCGGCACGGTATCGAGCAAGCGCGCTATGCTCGCTCGATATCACCGGGAGACGAGCGATGACGGCAGCCACCCATTACAGCGCAGCCCACATGGCGGCCTTGCCCTTGCCGGCAGGCCGCTTGTCCGCCCAGGCGTTCGAAACCGACGAGGTTGAGCTGCGCTATTACGCTCCGCGCGGCATTGATCAGCAGACGCCGCATGATCGCGACGAACTGTACTTCGTCATCGCCGGCAGCGGGACTTTCGTTCGCGCCGGCACGGCAGTGAAATTCGGGCCGGGCGATGCTTTGTTCGCGGCTGCCGGTGAAATCCATCGCTTCGAGGATTTCAGCGACGACTTCGCGACCTGGGTGGTGTTCTACGGCGCGCGGAAAACATAAGCCCTGGCGCCCGCCATGGCATTCCTGGCCGATGCTCGGATGTCGGCAGCTTCATCAGGACTCACCCTCCAGAATGGGGAGCGAGTCCCGCAGGCGACAGCGGCCAGCGAATTCGCTACGCTCTGACCTCAGGCGCGGCGTCTTGCCGCCAGTCGTAGGACGAGGATCATGAGCAAGCTCACCTACCTGATCGGCGTGTTGTTGGTGATTCCCTGCGGCGTCACGGTGGCCTGCCCCGGCGACGGCGCGCGATGCGATACGCGCATCATGCTCGCCGATGCGCGCGACTACGACGAGTTGCGCTACCTCGAGTCAGACGACGGCGTCGAGCACGGTCCATTGTCGGTGCATGTCACCACCTTCGACGGCAGCCCTGCGACGCCCGGCATGTGGTACGAAAGACCGCGCCGCCCGGGCGACGATGAAGCCCCGGCGCGGCCGCACGACCTGCCCGTGGCGCCCTTCGATCGGCAACTCTTCGACAGGGAAAGCCGCTAGGTTTCCGCGGCGCCGACACGCGTGGGCCTGTCGCAGGAACAGATCGACGGCTACCACCGCGACGGCTTTCTTTTTCCGCTCAAGGTGCTCACTACCGAGCAGGCGGCGCATTATCGATCCTGCCTCGAGGGTCATGAGGCACGCGCCGGGCAGCCTTTGCAGGGCAACCTGCGGCACAAGACCCATTTGCTGTTCACCTGGGTGGACGAGCTGGCGCATCACCCCGCCATCCTCGACGCGGTTGCCGATGTCATCGGCCCCAACGTCCTGCTGTGGAATACCAACTTCTTCATCAAGGAAGCGAGCAATCCCGGCTTCGTCTCGTGGCATCAGGACTCGACCTATTGGGGCCTGGATCCGGACGACGTCGTCACGGCGTGGGTGGCACTGACCGACGCCACGCCGGACAACGGCTACATGCAGTTCCTGCCGGGCAGTCACCGCATCGATCAATTGCCGCACCTCGATACCTTTCACCGCGACAACCTGTTGTCGCGCGGCCAGGAGATTGCCGTCGAAGTGGACAAGTCCAAGGCGGTCGGGGTGACGCTGCGCGCCGGGGAGATGTCGCTCCATCACATCAAGCTGGTGCACGGCTCCGCGCCCAATCGCAGCGATGACCGGCGTATCGGCATGGCACTTCGCTACATCCCCACCCACGTACGTCAGACCAAGCTGCGCGATTCGGCAATGCTGGTGCGGGGCGTCGATGAGTATCATCACTTCGATGACGAAGCGCGGCCGCAAGCGGACCTCGACGAAGCAGCCCTGGCGAGTCATGCACAGGCCATGGCGCGCCAGGTAAAGGCGCTGTACGAGGGCACCGACAAACAGTCATTTCGACCTTGATGCGCGAAGCGGTGAACTGGTGGCGATGCGCGAATTGGTCGCTGTGCCGCGCCTCTCGCATTTCGACTATTAAGCTTTTCGCCACCATCGTCGCCGACCTCACCGCCGACTGAGCCGCCATGATCACTACGCCGCCCATGAGTCCACCGATGAACCACGTGCTGGTCGATTTCGAGAACGTGCATCACATCGATCCGGCCATCATCGGCGCCAAGTCGGTGAGCCTCACGATTCTGGTCGGTGCGAAGCAGACCAAGCTTGATGCGGAGACGGTGGTGAAGCTCTTCGAACACGCGGCCTCGGTGCAGCTGATACGGCTCACGGCCAGCGACAAGAACGCGGTGGACTTCGCGCTCGCCTATTATCTCGGCCGCGCCGTGCTGTCAGATCCGACTGCGTACTTCCACATCGTCTCCAAGGACAGCGGCTACGACCCGCTCGTCGCCCACCTCGCCAGCCGGCACGTGCGCGTGCGCCGGCATAAGGACTTCAGCACCCTGACCTTCGCCGCACCGTCCTCGTCTGCTGCCGCCGCGCCCAAGCCCGTGGCCAAACCCAAACCGGCAATGGCAGCGCCCAAGAAAGAAGCAATTGAACTGACGGACACCATGCGCCTCGTCCTCGAGCGCCTGCGCAAGAGCGCGAACAACCGCCCGAAGAAGCAGAAGACCCTGCTCAGCCATCTCAAGAACAGCCTCGCCAACGGCGCCACGGAGGCCGATGCCGCCGGGCTGCTGGCGCGATTCGTCGAGGCCGGCTATGTGCGCATCGATGACAAGGCCAACGTCACCTACCACCTGTAAAGGCAAGCCAAGCATGGCTGGATCTATCGTCAGCAGCGGGCAACGCGGCCTGGCGGACAGTTCAGACTCCGACGAATAAGCGAGGAAACAACAGGTCGCGGCCTTCCACCGGAAAGTGCAGGAAGACGGCACCTTTCTCGCTGCTGGAAGCGAGGATGCCGTCCTTGAGAAGGTCCGCGAGCAAGGTTCGCGCGGTGCGCTCACCGAGGCCGGTGATCACCTGAACGTCGCCGCGCGCGATCTCGCCGCGATGAAAGACCTCGGTCAGCAAGGTGCCGGCCTCCGCCCTCCAGCCCGCGACGCTGGCATACCCTCGCAGGCGTCCCGTGAGACCGTCGATATCGAACAGGTCGCTCATGAAAAGCACCTGGTCCAGGCAAATATTCAGGAACCAAGTCGAGAAATCGACCAGTGCGCTCTCGGACAGGTTGCCGCGGCCGTCGAGATCGCTTTGCCGTGGCGTATCGGCGTGGTCCATCATGCGTTTGTATTCGCCCGCGTCCGCCAGACCGCGCGCCAAGCCTCGCGAAATCGACCATAGCCCGTGCGCGCCTATGCCGGCCTGGAGGGCCATGGCATGGCTGACGAGGCGGCTCACCCGGCCATTGCCGTCCGGAAAGGGATGGATGTAATTCAAACGATGATGGGCTGCCGGCAGTCCGAGTATTCGCTGCGCGGCGCTGAGACGCGTGAAGGCGTAGCGCTGTGAGAAATATTCCATGAATGCGCCCACGGCTCTCCCGCTGGGTGCCAGGTGGCGGCCAACGATGACGTCCTGGCTTTGGTCGTGACGAAACTCCCCAGGCGTCATCATGCAGTCTTGGTCCTTGCCCCGAACACGCAGCAGGGACTCGGGTGCATCGAGGTAGAAATCTCGATGCAGGCGCTGGATGAATTCGACGCTCACCGGGTCGGCCAAGGTGCCCGACGCGTGATCGCGGTCGATGAGCTCCTGCAGGCGAATGTGGGCGCGGGCTTCAATTTGAAGATTGCGTCGCGTCTCGTCCGTGTCGAATTCATTGGCCAAGGCCCGCTCGATGTCGCGCGGCCGCGTGTTGTGGCCTTCAATAAGGTTGGAGTAGTAGCAGTTCATCACGCGCACCAGGCTCGCCAGGCTCGCGGCAGTGCGCGGATGAAGACGGGCGCCGAGTTGACCGGCGCGGGCCGGCAACTCCGTCAGCAGATCCAGAAGGTCACCGCCGGCCTGCGCCACGAAACAGGGTTCGATGCGGCTTGGCACTTCGCACGGGGAGGCTGACATTTGCCGGTCCTACAGAGAGGCCATCTTGATGAATTCAAGATAGTTTGCCGGGATCTTACGGCGATTTTGCCGATAGTGGTTGCCGATCCTCGTGACTGCTCGATTGGCCTCTCCAGGCGCACGCGGAAATCGTAGGGAATCACGTAGTCAGAGAGCGCTGCCAGCGTCCGCCGAATCACGCTGCGGGGAGCGTAATGGTGGCTATGGGTGGATTTGAACCACCGACCTCAGCATTATGAGAATGGCCCCAGGACCTTTAACCAATTGATTTAAATAAATTCTTCGCAGACGCCTGTTGCCGTAAGTGTCTGATGGTGGGGGACGGTGTTCAACCGTTCCCCACCAATTCCACGCTCCTTCGGCCACCTCACGGGCGGTTTCCCAATCCAGGGCATGGACTTGCCAGGCTTTTTTATTTCATGGAACATAGTTTTGTGCAACTAATTGCGCTGTTCAAAATTTCCGAACAATCCCGATTTCCGAACAAAGTTCGAACCTGCGACCGCGTGAACCTCCGTATCGACCAAAAGCACTTGTAGTACGTACCGCACGTTCAATAAATAGTGATGTTCAAATAAAATGAACACGAATATTATTTGAACGCTCTTCCTGACGAACTCCTGGGTGAACAACGTGCCGTAACAAATCCCGCCACACTTCTAGACGAGGCCTTGGAAGCCTTTCGCGCAATCGCAGGCTTCGACGCGACCGTCCTCCCCCGCCTTCCCACGGAGGAACGCGCGGACACCGCAATTAGGCTCACTCGGGACGGCAAAACGTGGAACTTCACGGTTGAATTCAAGGCGCATCTCACGCCAGCCTTGCTCCAGAAGTTCGAGCGCGCCCCCCACGAGCAACCCAATAATCGCTTGCTTCTGACATACCACGTCACGCCGAACATGGCTGAGCGCCTGCGAGCGCGCCATCAGCCTTTCATGGATACGGTGGGCAATGCATTTATCGAGGCGCCCGACTTGTTCATTTTCGTGACGGGCCAACGTCCGAAGCACCAGGCGCATCCGACCGGCCACACGCTCCGTCTGAACGCTACCGGGTTGCGCCTCGTCTACCTTCTACTCTGTGATGAGCATGCCCTAACCGCCAATTACCGCGAACTCGCACAGAAGAGCGATACGGCACTGGGTACAGTCACAAACAATATTGCCCAGCTCAGCGCCGCCAAATTCATCGCGACACAAGGACACAAACGTCACCTGGTCAATCCGGGCGGGCTATTCCGCGAATGGGTTGCCAACTACCCTAAACGACTGCGTCCCAAGTTGCTGCTGGGGCGATTTCAAGCTCGCGATCCCGATTGGTGGCAACACGTCGACATCCAGCCCTACACCGCCTATTGGGGCGGTGAGGTCGCCGCTGCGCGCCTTACGAAATATCTGAAGCCCGCTACGCAAACCGTCTATACGCACGGCAAGTTGACAGATCTGGTCGTAGCAGGCCAACTCAAAAAAGATCCGCGCGGCCCAATTGAAATCCTCACGGCATTTTGGCCGAGAGATGAAGCCATGACGGCCGCCCACCCTGACCTAGTCCATCCAATCCTGGTGTTTGCCGACCTCGACTACATCGGCGACACCCGAACGGACGAAACCGCGCAGGTCCTACTCCGGACGCACCTCACGCGGTATGCCGAATAGCATGGACGCGGCAACTGTCACCATACTCGACGACGTTCAGCGCGCGGCTCAGCGTCTCAACGCTGACGTTCTCTTGATTGGAGCTTCCGCTCGGGATTACTGGCTTCAAACTCGACACGGCATTCGCGTTGGGCGCGCAACGGAAGACTATGATCTGGCCGTCATAGTCGAGTCGTGGGACGTATATTAACAGCTAACTGACGCGCTCGTAAAGACTGGTCAGTTTCGCCAAGACAGCCACCAGCAGCAGCGACTCCATGCCGGCGGCCTCACACTGGACCTGATTCCATTTGGCGATCTCGAGTCGCCGCCCGGCAATATCGCCTGGCCTCCGGCGGGCACCTTTGTCATGTCCACTCTCGGTTTCAGAGAGGCATTGGCATCAGGTGAAACAATTGACATCGGATCAGGAACATCCTTCAAAGTCGCCACACTTCCAAGCCTGGTGCTGCTAAAGCTGATTGCATGGAACGACCGACGCAACAGCAAGGATGCTTACGACGTAACCCTCATCGCTCAGAACTATACGGAT encodes the following:
- a CDS encoding NAD(P)/FAD-dependent oxidoreductase, which codes for MSSNPKSVPAKARADAPRDYEVIVIGAGVAGIYQIKRLADLGVKATLLEAYSDLGGTWFNNRYPGARFDSESFTYGYSFSKELLDEWDWSEWYSPQPETLRYLNYVADKFDLRKFMQFNCRVASMHFNDDADTWTLTLTDGRKLTTRFVVTALGVLSIPTRPNFPGMETFKGLSFHPFDWPHDQPDLSGKRVAIIGTGATAIQIIPEVAKVASKLTVFQRRPNWAAPLNNAKIDKAEMAKIRARYDEIFAACARTPGGFEHEPDRRGFYEVTPAERRELWDKLYDGPGFGIWLQNFVEIFTDEKANAEFSAYIAERIRQRVKDPVLAEKLIPKDHGFGIQRVPLETGYFETYNRDNVELVDSAQTPIKTITPAGLDTSDRSFEFDVIIYSTGFDAFTGAFDQIDIRGAGGVKLRDKWAAGPSTFMGLMVSGMPNLVMLAGPQHASTNFPRGAELAVDWVTPFLEYLWKHGYTRFDAREEAEAAWVQHVKDMYQGLLMGKAKSWITGYNANLPGHEYGKTRYNIYAGGGPKYARTIARCAEQGYEGVDLS
- a CDS encoding CoA transferase, encoding MILEGLRVLDFTQYLAGPTVTRLMAEMGAEIIKIERAPSGDPSRGLPAIKNGRSGYFVQQNLGKQSVCLDMDSAETDTIVRDLVKQVDVVVENFGPGVMEKRGWDYASLKAINPRVLMASISAFGRNSPLSHRTGFDLIAQAFAGIMAVTGPRGGSPHPAGLGMADVGSGVHAFASIGYALYHRERTGRGQWMDISMIDCLFHMHEMGVQAPQVTDGAFRPGPMGNHHPLVCPCGVYKGPQGYLALLVLQPQWKNLCQAMGRPELETDPRYAQPPERAQHQEELVKLIEAWMASFADDVALLDHLEKFRVPSGPVINPADAASHPYFLGRGTLRECEDRVLGRLMLPGFPLRFSEQAQYPARVAPLLGEHNEAVLGGLLGYGRARLDALRDAKVMMSGAT
- a CDS encoding alcohol dehydrogenase catalytic domain-containing protein, translated to MRAAIYHRPGEMLTIEQVAAPQATQRDLVIKVRCCGICGSDLHMADMHGPESGMAPLPVGTVMGHEFAGEIVEVGKDAGDFRVGERVTAMPFLACGVCVACQSGMGYRCARAVYSALGQERGAFAEYMRIGAAETFRLPAGVDDIRGAMVEPLAVALHGINAARLASGESVLIMGAGPVGLACAMWARYFGMRDVVVSDYVPERLVMAERMGATATVDAGKQDVVGTFKREAGKRPDVVIECVGLPGTQQLAMDYAPMGGRIVILGVCMAQDRFTPVKALTKELTISYAYMYRRQEFQLAIDLMDRERIDPSPMLTRTVGFDEFPATFEAMKRDKSACKVLLVP
- a CDS encoding cupin domain-containing protein; translation: MAALPLPAGRLSAQAFETDEVELRYYAPRGIDQQTPHDRDELYFVIAGSGTFVRAGTAVKFGPGDALFAAAGEIHRFEDFSDDFATWVVFYGARKT
- a CDS encoding phytanoyl-CoA dioxygenase family protein — its product is MGLSQEQIDGYHRDGFLFPLKVLTTEQAAHYRSCLEGHEARAGQPLQGNLRHKTHLLFTWVDELAHHPAILDAVADVIGPNVLLWNTNFFIKEASNPGFVSWHQDSTYWGLDPDDVVTAWVALTDATPDNGYMQFLPGSHRIDQLPHLDTFHRDNLLSRGQEIAVEVDKSKAVGVTLRAGEMSLHHIKLVHGSAPNRSDDRRIGMALRYIPTHVRQTKLRDSAMLVRGVDEYHHFDDEARPQADLDEAALASHAQAMARQVKALYEGTDKQSFRP
- a CDS encoding Fic family protein, with translation MSASPCEVPSRIEPCFVAQAGGDLLDLLTELPARAGQLGARLHPRTAASLASLVRVMNCYYSNLIEGHNTRPRDIERALANEFDTDETRRNLQIEARAHIRLQELIDRDHASGTLADPVSVEFIQRLHRDFYLDAPESLLRVRGKDQDCMMTPGEFRHDQSQDVIVGRHLAPSGRAVGAFMEYFSQRYAFTRLSAAQRILGLPAAHHRLNYIHPFPDGNGRVSRLVSHAMALQAGIGAHGLWSISRGLARGLADAGEYKRMMDHADTPRQSDLDGRGNLSESALVDFSTWFLNICLDQVLFMSDLFDIDGLTGRLRGYASVAGWRAEAGTLLTEVFHRGEIARGDVQVITGLGERTARTLLADLLKDGILASSSEKGAVFLHFPVEGRDLLFPRLFVGV